One stretch of Thalassovita sp. DNA includes these proteins:
- a CDS encoding penicillin-binding protein activator yields the protein MFAVFSSARKTARRAIVPLFSALSLTALAACVPATSGGPSINTSKPVPVALLVPGGSDNAGDVILAQSLENAARLAITDLDGVNIDLRVYNTAGNADQAASQAVAAVQDGAKIILGPVYSASANAAAVAVAPRGVNVLSFSNNTSVAGGNLFILGPTFQNTANRLIAHAASQGKGNVVIAHDASVAGTLGRDAISGAISRTAGASLAEAVPYERSQQGVIQAIPTIRSAVSSGASSVFLTASSEGALPLLSQLLDESGVDPAETQYIGLTRWDVPPQTLELPGVQGGWFAKPDPALTQQFSSRYSAAFGATPHPIGGLAYDGIAAIGALVNAGNRDALTASALTQGAGFQGVNGIFRLRPDGTNERGLAIAQIQDKKVVIISPAPRSFGGTGF from the coding sequence ATGTTCGCCGTTTTCAGCAGCGCCCGCAAGACTGCCCGTCGGGCAATTGTCCCGCTTTTCTCCGCCCTTTCGCTGACCGCTTTGGCCGCCTGTGTGCCAGCCACCAGCGGCGGCCCCTCGATCAACACCTCCAAACCCGTGCCCGTGGCCCTGCTGGTGCCCGGTGGCAGCGACAACGCAGGCGATGTCATTCTGGCGCAAAGCCTTGAAAATGCAGCCCGTCTGGCGATCACCGATCTGGACGGCGTGAACATTGATCTGCGCGTCTACAACACAGCCGGCAATGCGGATCAAGCCGCAAGTCAGGCTGTGGCCGCGGTACAGGACGGCGCCAAAATCATCCTTGGCCCGGTCTATTCTGCCTCAGCCAATGCGGCGGCGGTGGCGGTGGCGCCCCGCGGCGTGAACGTGCTGTCGTTTTCCAACAACACCTCGGTTGCCGGTGGTAACCTGTTTATCCTTGGCCCGACCTTCCAGAACACCGCAAACCGGCTGATTGCTCATGCGGCATCGCAGGGCAAAGGCAATGTTGTGATTGCCCATGACGCCTCGGTCGCGGGGACCTTGGGGCGCGATGCAATCTCGGGCGCGATCAGCCGCACAGCCGGTGCCTCGCTGGCTGAGGCCGTGCCCTATGAGCGCTCACAGCAGGGTGTTATTCAGGCGATCCCCACCATCCGGTCCGCGGTATCGAGCGGCGCCAGCTCGGTCTTCCTGACCGCAAGTTCCGAAGGTGCGCTGCCGCTTCTGAGCCAGCTGCTGGATGAATCCGGTGTGGACCCGGCCGAGACCCAGTATATCGGCCTGACCCGTTGGGACGTGCCGCCGCAGACACTTGAGCTGCCCGGGGTGCAGGGTGGCTGGTTTGCCAAGCCGGATCCGGCGCTGACGCAACAGTTCAGCAGCCGTTACAGCGCCGCCTTTGGCGCCACGCCACACCCGATCGGTGGTCTGGCCTATGACGGCATTGCCGCGATCGGTGCTTTGGTCAACGCCGGCAACCGTGACGCACTGACCGCCAGCGCGCTGACGCAGGGCGCTGGTTTCCAGGGGGTCAACGGGATCTTCCGTCTGCGCCCGGATGGCACCAATGAACGGGGTCTGGCCATTGCCCAGATCCAGGACAAGAAAGTGGTTATCATCAGCCCGGCGCCCCGCAGTTTTGGCGGTACCGGTTTCTGA
- the rsmI gene encoding 16S rRNA (cytidine(1402)-2'-O)-methyltransferase — translation MLNLQPKKLAPGVYLLATPIGTARDITLRALDILASADVLVAEDTRSLRKLMEIHGVPLGDRPVLSYHDHNGAQMRPRLMGLLAEGKSLAYASEAGTPMVADPGFDLARAARDEGYDVISAPGPSAVVTALTLAGLPTDRFMFAGFLPNAKGARRKMLEELSAIPATLAFYESPKRVAAMLKDAADVMGGARDAAVCRELTKKFEEVIRAPLQDLADICADRSLKGEIVVLIDRPRSPNVSEVDIEAELKLLLETMSVRDASDELAAKTGVKRRKIYQMALALDQG, via the coding sequence GTGCTGAATCTGCAACCGAAAAAACTGGCGCCCGGTGTCTACCTGTTGGCCACACCCATTGGAACCGCCCGTGACATCACGCTGCGTGCGCTGGATATTCTGGCCAGCGCGGATGTGCTGGTGGCCGAGGACACCCGCAGCCTGCGCAAACTGATGGAGATCCACGGCGTCCCCCTGGGGGATCGGCCGGTGCTGTCCTATCACGATCACAACGGCGCCCAGATGCGGCCACGCTTGATGGGGCTCTTGGCAGAGGGCAAATCGCTGGCCTATGCCTCTGAGGCGGGCACGCCGATGGTGGCCGATCCCGGTTTTGATCTGGCCCGCGCCGCCCGCGACGAAGGTTATGACGTGATCTCCGCCCCCGGTCCTTCCGCCGTGGTGACGGCGCTGACACTCGCGGGCCTGCCCACCGACCGATTTATGTTTGCAGGCTTCCTGCCCAACGCTAAAGGCGCCCGCCGCAAAATGCTGGAGGAGCTTTCAGCGATCCCCGCCACATTGGCGTTTTACGAAAGCCCCAAGCGGGTGGCGGCCATGCTGAAAGATGCCGCCGACGTCATGGGCGGCGCGCGCGACGCGGCAGTGTGCCGCGAGCTGACCAAAAAATTCGAAGAGGTCATTCGTGCACCATTGCAGGACCTCGCAGACATTTGCGCGGATCGTTCCCTGAAAGGGGAAATCGTGGTGCTGATCGACCGGCCGCGTTCACCAAATGTTAGCGAAGTTGATATAGAAGCAGAGCTGAAGCTGCTGCTTGAAACCATGTCTGTGCGCGATGCCTCGGATGAACTGGCAGCAAAAACCGGTGTGAAACGCCGGAAAATCTATCAGATGGCGCTGGCACTCGATCAGGGCTGA
- a CDS encoding YraN family protein yields the protein MPLAAPPACPRPHGQHKHGPKHDPKHHRGQLAHLAGLAAEDQVVTHYLSRGHHLVAARWRGKAGEIDLILRPPERDGFVFVEVKKSRSFDHALARVSARQAQRIMRAAEEFIGHCGAGLSTNMRFDVAMVDAQGQIEVLENAFAGGGWDHCCDH from the coding sequence ATGCCTTTGGCCGCGCCACCCGCGTGCCCGCGGCCTCACGGGCAACATAAACACGGCCCTAAACACGACCCGAAACACCACCGTGGCCAATTGGCCCATCTGGCCGGGCTCGCCGCCGAAGATCAGGTGGTGACCCATTATCTGAGCCGCGGCCACCACCTCGTGGCCGCGCGCTGGCGTGGCAAGGCCGGGGAAATTGACCTGATCCTGCGGCCACCGGAGCGCGATGGGTTCGTTTTTGTTGAGGTTAAGAAATCACGTTCTTTCGACCACGCCTTGGCGCGGGTCAGTGCTCGCCAGGCCCAACGGATCATGCGCGCGGCTGAGGAATTCATCGGCCATTGCGGGGCGGGCCTGTCGACCAATATGCGGTTTGACGTGGCCATGGTTGATGCGCAGGGCCAGATTGAAGTGCTGGAAAATGCCTTCGCCGGGGGCGGCTGGGACCACTGTTGCGATCACTGA
- the gshB gene encoding glutathione synthase, with protein sequence MKIAFQMDPIGPIDINADSTFRIALEAQARGHELFYYTPDRLSYQEGRIVARGWPLTVQKVEGDHYTTGPEQEVDLASFDVVWLRQDPPFDMFYITTTHLLDRIHPDTLVVNDPFWVRNYPEKLLVLDFPDLTPPTTIARDLQTIREFKNKHGDIILKPLYGNGGAGVFRLTESDRNLTSLHELFTGFSREPLIVQKFLPDVSKGDKRVILVDGEPVGAINRVPQAGETRSNMHVGGRPEKIALSDRDREICDRIGPLLREKGQVFVGIDVIGDYLTEINVTSPTGIQELERFDGTNTAQKIWEAIEAKRA encoded by the coding sequence ATGAAAATCGCCTTTCAGATGGATCCGATCGGTCCCATCGACATCAATGCAGACAGCACCTTCCGCATCGCGCTTGAGGCGCAGGCGCGCGGGCATGAGCTGTTTTATTACACGCCCGACCGCCTGTCCTATCAGGAGGGGCGCATCGTCGCCCGCGGCTGGCCGCTGACCGTGCAAAAGGTCGAAGGGGATCACTATACCACCGGCCCTGAGCAAGAGGTGGATCTGGCAAGTTTTGATGTGGTCTGGCTGCGTCAGGACCCGCCGTTTGACATGTTCTACATCACCACCACCCATCTGCTGGACCGGATCCATCCGGACACTCTGGTGGTCAATGATCCGTTCTGGGTGCGCAACTACCCGGAAAAACTGCTGGTGCTTGATTTCCCCGACCTGACGCCGCCGACCACCATCGCGCGTGATCTGCAAACCATTCGGGAGTTCAAGAACAAACACGGCGACATCATCCTGAAACCGCTTTACGGCAACGGCGGCGCTGGTGTTTTCCGCCTGACTGAAAGTGATCGCAACCTGACCTCGCTGCATGAGCTGTTCACTGGCTTCAGCCGCGAACCGCTGATTGTGCAGAAGTTCCTGCCGGATGTCTCCAAAGGCGACAAGCGGGTCATTCTGGTGGACGGTGAACCAGTAGGCGCCATCAACCGTGTACCGCAGGCCGGCGAGACCCGTTCCAACATGCATGTGGGCGGCCGGCCTGAGAAAATCGCGCTCAGCGATCGGGATCGTGAAATCTGTGATCGGATCGGTCCGCTGTTGCGCGAAAAGGGCCAGGTCTTTGTCGGCATTGACGTCATCGGCGACTACCTGACCGAGATCAACGTCACCTCCCCCACCGGCATTCAGGAGCTGGAGCGGTTTGACGGCACCAACACCGCCCAGAAAATCTGGGAGGCGATTGAGGCCAAGCGGGCGTGA
- a CDS encoding alpha/beta hydrolase, which produces MSLTLRLMGAMMRLTVRPVMRRATDPQNMRHHFERAARRWFRPVPHMHAIPSLFPTPGSDQHAARDALWVGAGPVMSDQVLLYLHGGGYIAGSPKTHQALVARISRMTGLRVFVPDYRLAPEHPLPAALQDARAAHAHLLQRGYRPEQIILGGDSAGGGLALALLAELCQSGQPPAAAFALSPFCDLAFTGASVRDNGQRDHFFPGDRGPYLARMILGDLAPEDPRASPLYANFPDCPPVLIQVSDAEILYDDARRMADKLRDAGAEVTLQIWQDAPHVWQIFDGWFPEARAALRDVAHFLRRFC; this is translated from the coding sequence GTGAGCCTCACGCTGCGCCTTATGGGTGCGATGATGCGCCTCACGGTGCGCCCGGTCATGCGGCGCGCCACCGATCCGCAGAACATGCGGCACCATTTCGAACGTGCGGCGCGGCGCTGGTTCCGGCCAGTGCCGCATATGCACGCCATTCCCAGCCTGTTTCCCACCCCCGGGTCAGATCAACACGCGGCCCGCGATGCGCTCTGGGTCGGGGCGGGGCCGGTGATGTCAGATCAGGTGCTGCTTTATCTGCATGGCGGCGGCTATATCGCCGGCAGCCCGAAAACCCATCAGGCCTTGGTGGCCCGGATATCCCGCATGACCGGGTTGCGGGTCTTTGTGCCGGACTATCGTCTGGCGCCGGAACATCCGTTGCCCGCCGCGTTGCAGGACGCCAGGGCCGCCCATGCCCATCTGCTGCAACGGGGCTATCGACCCGAACAAATCATCCTGGGCGGTGACAGTGCCGGCGGCGGTCTGGCCCTGGCGCTGTTGGCGGAGCTCTGTCAAAGCGGTCAGCCCCCGGCCGCCGCTTTTGCGCTTTCGCCCTTCTGTGATCTTGCCTTCACCGGGGCCTCCGTGCGGGACAACGGGCAGCGGGATCACTTCTTTCCTGGCGACCGCGGGCCCTATCTGGCGCGGATGATCCTGGGGGATCTGGCGCCCGAAGACCCACGCGCCTCACCGCTTTATGCCAATTTCCCGGACTGCCCGCCGGTGCTGATCCAGGTCTCGGACGCTGAGATCCTCTATGATGACGCCCGTCGGATGGCCGATAAGCTGCGCGACGCAGGTGCGGAGGTCACGCTGCAGATCTGGCAGGACGCCCCGCATGTCTGGCAGATTTTTGATGGTTGGTTTCCCGAAGCACGCGCCGCCCTGCGCGACGTTGCCCATTTTCTAAGACGCTTTTGCTAA
- a CDS encoding YifB family Mg chelatase-like AAA ATPase: protein MVARAYTVAFEGVSARRVEVQCALSPGLPAFSIVGLPDKSVSEARDRVRAALSALAIALPSKRITINLSPADLPKEGSHFDLPIAMALLAALEIIPPDAAEAITALGELSLDGALIPVIGALPAAMAAAEEDRALLCPAASGAEAAWVGACQVIAAPALSDVVRHFTGQSPLPPAEPGEVTGTSGSRCLRDVKGQERAKRALEIAAAGRHHLLMSGPPGSGKSMLAARLPGILPPLSAAEALQTSMIHSLAGLLDEGGISRSRPFREPHHTASMAAIVGGGRSAKPGEISLAHNGVLFLDELPEFNRSVLETLRQPIETGEVMISRANAHVTYPCRFMLVAAANPCRCGHLTDPARACNRAPNCGEDYMGRISGPLLDRFDLRLEVPPVSFTDLDLPATGDSSAQVCSRVAQARARQAARHGAEDGFANSDLEGGALSEVATPDGEGQALLGQVAERFGLTARGYHRVLRVARTIADLDLSDAVRRPHVAEAISYRLMQPQSG, encoded by the coding sequence ATGGTTGCGCGGGCCTATACCGTTGCTTTTGAAGGTGTATCTGCCCGGCGGGTTGAGGTGCAATGCGCCCTGTCGCCGGGCTTGCCTGCGTTTTCCATCGTGGGCCTGCCGGATAAATCCGTCTCAGAAGCGCGGGACCGGGTGCGCGCCGCGCTCAGCGCTTTGGCCATCGCGCTGCCGTCCAAACGGATCACGATCAACCTCTCCCCCGCCGATCTGCCCAAGGAGGGCAGTCATTTTGATCTGCCGATTGCCATGGCGCTGCTGGCCGCGTTGGAGATCATTCCGCCAGATGCCGCCGAGGCGATCACCGCCTTGGGCGAACTGTCCCTTGATGGCGCATTGATCCCGGTGATCGGCGCCCTGCCCGCCGCCATGGCCGCCGCGGAGGAGGACCGCGCGCTGCTCTGCCCAGCCGCCTCAGGGGCGGAGGCCGCCTGGGTCGGGGCCTGTCAGGTCATTGCCGCACCGGCGCTTTCAGACGTGGTGCGCCATTTCACCGGCCAGTCCCCGCTGCCCCCTGCCGAACCCGGGGAGGTCACAGGCACCTCCGGCAGCCGTTGCCTGCGCGATGTCAAAGGTCAGGAACGGGCGAAACGGGCGCTGGAAATCGCTGCCGCCGGACGCCATCACCTTTTGATGAGCGGCCCGCCGGGGTCCGGCAAATCGATGCTGGCGGCCCGACTGCCCGGCATCTTGCCACCCCTCAGCGCAGCGGAGGCATTGCAAACCTCCATGATCCATTCCCTTGCCGGCCTTTTGGACGAAGGCGGCATTTCACGCAGCCGCCCGTTCCGTGAACCGCATCACACCGCCTCAATGGCGGCGATTGTGGGCGGTGGGCGCAGTGCCAAACCGGGGGAGATTTCGCTGGCCCATAATGGCGTGTTGTTCCTTGATGAATTGCCTGAGTTCAACAGGTCCGTTCTGGAAACCCTGCGCCAACCCATTGAAACCGGGGAGGTTATGATCAGCCGCGCCAATGCCCATGTGACCTACCCATGCCGATTCATGCTGGTGGCCGCGGCCAATCCTTGCCGTTGCGGCCACCTGACAGATCCGGCCCGCGCCTGCAATCGCGCCCCCAATTGTGGTGAGGATTACATGGGCCGGATCTCAGGTCCGTTGCTGGACCGGTTTGACCTGCGCCTTGAGGTGCCGCCGGTCAGTTTCACCGATCTGGACCTGCCCGCCACGGGTGACAGCTCGGCGCAGGTGTGCAGCCGCGTCGCCCAAGCCCGGGCGCGACAGGCCGCGCGGCATGGCGCCGAAGACGGTTTTGCCAATTCCGATCTGGAAGGCGGCGCGCTGAGCGAAGTGGCGACGCCTGATGGGGAGGGCCAAGCCCTACTGGGGCAAGTGGCGGAGCGTTTTGGCCTGACGGCGCGGGGCTATCACCGGGTGCTGCGGGTCGCGCGCACCATCGCAGATCTGGATCTCAGCGACGCGGTGCGACGCCCCCATGTGGCCGAGGCGATCAGCTACCGGCTGATGCAGCCGCAATCGGGTTAG
- a CDS encoding glutathione S-transferase: MSYELFIGDRTFSSWSLRGWLMLEKFDLPFQTTTLSLYDGSFRSALEPLAPARLVPVVRCADGTVIGETLAIAEELNERHPEAQMWPADPAARAFARWISAEMHAGFMALRSECPMQLIHQYQDFPVSDAVAADLARIEDLWTRARQQFGAEGPWLFGRYSLADAFYAPIAARIAGHGLPVGQIAADYVATTLADPSFRRWRALGLTRSYDPVPYANDHATTVWPGPARLSAVAAEGKAPVNTACPYSGRPSTHCLELDGIIYGFCNATCRDKTVADAEAWPKFTALRAEHGA; encoded by the coding sequence ATGAGCTACGAACTCTTCATCGGTGATCGCACCTTTTCCAGCTGGTCCCTGCGCGGCTGGCTGATGCTGGAAAAGTTTGACCTGCCGTTTCAGACCACCACGCTGAGCCTTTATGACGGCAGCTTCCGCAGCGCGCTGGAACCTCTGGCGCCGGCCCGGCTGGTGCCAGTTGTGCGTTGTGCCGACGGGACAGTGATTGGCGAAACACTGGCGATTGCTGAAGAGCTGAACGAGCGCCACCCCGAGGCGCAGATGTGGCCCGCCGACCCTGCCGCCCGCGCCTTTGCCCGCTGGATCTCGGCCGAGATGCACGCCGGGTTCATGGCGCTGCGCAGTGAATGCCCGATGCAGCTGATCCATCAATATCAGGATTTCCCGGTCAGCGATGCCGTCGCCGCTGATCTGGCTCGGATTGAGGATCTGTGGACCCGGGCGCGCCAACAGTTTGGCGCCGAGGGCCCGTGGCTCTTTGGGCGCTACTCGCTGGCGGATGCGTTTTACGCGCCGATTGCGGCCCGGATCGCAGGCCACGGCTTGCCGGTAGGCCAGATCGCTGCGGACTATGTGGCAACCACGCTGGCTGATCCCAGCTTCCGCCGCTGGCGCGCCCTTGGTCTGACCCGCAGCTATGATCCTGTGCCTTACGCAAACGATCATGCCACAACGGTTTGGCCCGGACCTGCGCGCCTGTCTGCGGTGGCGGCTGAAGGGAAAGCACCGGTCAATACCGCCTGCCCCTATTCAGGCCGCCCCTCCACCCATTGTCTGGAGCTGGACGGCATCATCTACGGGTTCTGCAACGCCACCTGCCGCGACAAGACCGTTGCGGATGCCGAAGCCTGGCCAAAGTTCACCGCTCTGCGGGCCGAACACGGGGCTTGA
- a CDS encoding histidine phosphatase family protein, giving the protein MSRFFWVRHGPTHAKTMVGWSDLPADLSDTAQVERLAGHLPQNALVISSDLSRARATADAIQGQRDRLAHDMDLREIHFGDWELKRFDEIEDEALIRNFWDNPGDVRPPNGESWHEVSARVDRAVARVMAAHPDRDIIAVAHFGVILTQVQQALQIGAYEAFAHRIENLSVTELHWQGGRWHAKGINHLP; this is encoded by the coding sequence ATGAGCCGTTTCTTCTGGGTGCGCCACGGACCAACCCATGCCAAGACCATGGTCGGCTGGTCCGATTTGCCCGCCGATCTGTCTGATACCGCACAGGTTGAACGGCTGGCCGGGCATTTGCCACAAAACGCGCTTGTGATCTCCTCCGATCTCAGCCGGGCGCGGGCCACGGCAGACGCCATTCAGGGCCAGCGCGACCGCTTGGCGCATGATATGGATCTGCGGGAAATCCATTTCGGCGACTGGGAGCTGAAACGTTTTGATGAGATTGAGGATGAGGCGCTGATCCGCAATTTCTGGGACAATCCCGGCGATGTGCGCCCGCCCAACGGCGAAAGCTGGCATGAGGTCAGCGCCCGTGTCGACCGCGCCGTCGCCCGTGTGATGGCGGCCCACCCCGACCGGGACATCATTGCCGTGGCGCATTTCGGGGTGATCCTGACCCAGGTTCAGCAGGCGTTGCAGATCGGCGCTTATGAGGCCTTTGCCCATCGGATCGAAAACCTGTCGGTCACTGAGCTGCATTGGCAGGGTGGACGCTGGCACGCCAAGGGCATCAATCACCTTCCGTGA
- the cobU gene encoding bifunctional adenosylcobinamide kinase/adenosylcobinamide-phosphate guanylyltransferase, with translation MLQKLTLVLGGASSGKSAFAENIVIQSGYTRIYLATSQAWDDEMKEKIQRHIQQRGEGWKTVEAPLDLTEALAAVKKKEVVLLDCATMWLTNHLLADHDLKAESKRLLKALKDCKGHVVVVSNEVGLSVVPENALARRFRDAQGTLNQQLAARADTVVAVMAGLPLALKGTLP, from the coding sequence ATGCTGCAGAAGCTGACTCTGGTCCTTGGCGGGGCCTCCTCCGGCAAGTCTGCATTCGCCGAAAACATCGTGATTCAAAGTGGTTACACCCGCATCTACCTGGCCACATCGCAGGCCTGGGATGATGAAATGAAAGAGAAAATTCAAAGACATATTCAACAGCGTGGCGAAGGCTGGAAAACCGTTGAAGCGCCTTTGGACCTCACGGAGGCGTTGGCCGCTGTGAAGAAGAAAGAGGTCGTGCTGCTGGATTGCGCCACCATGTGGCTGACCAATCATCTGCTGGCGGACCACGATCTGAAGGCCGAAAGCAAACGACTGCTGAAAGCGCTGAAAGACTGTAAAGGCCATGTGGTTGTGGTCAGCAATGAGGTGGGGCTTTCGGTTGTTCCGGAAAATGCGCTGGCGCGGCGGTTCCGTGATGCGCAAGGTACTTTGAACCAACAGCTGGCCGCCCGTGCCGATACGGTGGTTGCGGTGATGGCGGGCCTGCCACTGGCACTGAAAGGGACCTTGCCATGA
- a CDS encoding RNA polymerase factor sigma-32, translating to MALDSPKDLSLSRTAMKAELLDAETERQLAYAWRDHRDEAALHRLITAYMRLAISMAAKFKRYGAPMNDLIQEAGLGLMKAADKFDPDRGVRFSTYAVWWIKASIQDYVMRNWSMVRTGSTSSQKSLFFNMRRVQARLEREAFSRGEELDRHQMRQAISMEIGVPIHDVEMMEGRLSGSDFSLNATQSSEDEGREWIDTLEDDRSQAAEIVADQHDRKALRSWLTDAVSRLNEREQFIIRERKLREPVRTLESLGIELGLSKERVRQLEAAALKKMRKQLEAESEEVQDLLL from the coding sequence ATGGCACTTGATTCACCCAAGGACCTATCGCTGTCCCGCACAGCCATGAAGGCTGAATTGCTGGATGCGGAAACGGAAAGACAATTAGCATATGCATGGCGCGATCATCGCGATGAAGCAGCCCTGCACCGATTAATTACTGCCTATATGCGCCTCGCCATTTCAATGGCGGCCAAATTTAAACGATATGGCGCACCGATGAATGACCTGATCCAGGAGGCTGGGTTGGGTCTGATGAAGGCTGCGGACAAATTTGATCCCGATCGCGGCGTTCGCTTTTCAACCTATGCGGTCTGGTGGATCAAAGCATCCATTCAGGACTATGTGATGCGCAACTGGTCTATGGTGCGCACCGGCTCGACCTCCTCGCAGAAGTCGCTGTTTTTCAACATGCGTCGGGTTCAGGCCCGGCTGGAGCGGGAGGCATTTTCCCGCGGCGAAGAACTGGATCGGCATCAGATGCGTCAGGCCATTTCGATGGAAATCGGCGTTCCGATCCATGATGTGGAGATGATGGAGGGGCGACTGTCCGGCAGTGACTTCTCCCTCAACGCCACGCAAAGCTCCGAAGATGAGGGGCGGGAATGGATTGATACGCTGGAAGATGACCGTTCACAGGCGGCTGAGATCGTTGCGGATCAACATGATCGCAAGGCGTTGCGCAGCTGGCTGACCGATGCGGTGTCGCGCCTCAATGAACGTGAACAGTTCATCATCCGGGAACGGAAACTGCGCGAACCTGTGCGCACGCTGGAATCCCTGGGGATTGAGCTGGGCCTGTCGAAAGAACGAGTGCGTCAGCTGGAGGCCGCAGCGCTGAAGAAGATGCGGAAACAGCTGGAAGCCGAAAGCGAAGAGGTGCAAGATCTCCTCCTATGA
- a CDS encoding ChaN family lipoprotein — MRMLIAAVLATFAAPPLHADEAADALFTVADIALLGEVHDNPDHHLEQARIVTAMQPAALVFEMLTPAQVTAAEGVDRQDLAALAEALGWADSGWPDFQIYAPVFAAAPMAQLYGAGLPRAEARAAYSNGISESFGAFSEAYGLTKDLPPDQMQARLTLQFQAHCEAIPRENLTPMVALQRLRDAYLARAAMQALLETGGPVAVITGNGHARSDWGATALIRQLDAEVKVIALGQSEDGQTPDGGFDLIIDSPGVDRGDPCDAFR, encoded by the coding sequence ATGAGGATGTTGATTGCTGCCGTTCTGGCTACTTTCGCTGCACCGCCGCTTCATGCAGATGAGGCGGCGGATGCTTTGTTCACTGTCGCCGACATCGCCCTGTTGGGAGAGGTGCACGATAATCCCGACCATCACCTTGAACAGGCCCGCATCGTCACAGCGATGCAGCCCGCGGCGCTGGTTTTTGAAATGCTGACACCGGCGCAGGTGACCGCGGCAGAAGGGGTGGATCGTCAGGACTTGGCCGCACTGGCCGAGGCGCTGGGCTGGGCTGACAGTGGCTGGCCCGATTTCCAGATCTACGCACCTGTGTTTGCGGCCGCCCCCATGGCGCAGCTCTATGGTGCCGGGTTACCTAGGGCGGAGGCCAGAGCCGCCTATTCCAACGGTATCTCCGAAAGTTTTGGCGCCTTTTCTGAGGCCTATGGGCTGACCAAGGATCTGCCACCAGATCAGATGCAGGCCCGTCTGACATTGCAGTTTCAGGCCCATTGTGAGGCGATCCCACGTGAAAACTTGACCCCGATGGTGGCGCTGCAACGCCTGCGGGATGCCTATCTGGCGCGTGCTGCAATGCAGGCCCTCTTGGAAACCGGCGGTCCGGTTGCGGTGATCACCGGCAATGGCCATGCCCGCAGCGATTGGGGGGCAACCGCGCTGATCCGCCAGCTGGACGCTGAGGTGAAGGTCATCGCGCTGGGGCAATCCGAGGATGGGCAAACGCCCGACGGTGGCTTTGATCTGATCATTGACAGCCCCGGTGTTGACCGGGGGGATCCCTGCGATGCCTTCCGCTAA